TTGAAAAAAGGCTAAATGAGGCTAAAAAACTGGGCTTTGAAAGGGCAATAATTCCAAAGAGGAATTCAGAAAATTTGTCTTCAGATTTTGGAATGAAGATATATGCAATGTCAAATATAGAAGAAGTATTTGATTTTATATTCTAAAAAAGAGAGTGATTTTCAATATGATCTTAAAAGAATTAAAAGAAATGCTAATTAAAGAAGGCGCAAGTGACGTTGGTATTTCAAATATACATGAATACCTTCCAGCTGAACTAAAAATGTTTAAAACCTGCATAACTGTAACTGTAAGACTTTCTGACGCTATCGTAAATGAAATTGTGGATTCACCCACATTTACATATTACCACCATTACAAGGCAGTAAATAACCTCATTGACCTTTTGACTTTAAAAGGGGTATTATTTTTAGAGTCAAAAGGATATTTTGCGATGAGTGTTGCTGCATCACAGAGCGTCCATGGCAAGGACAACGGTTTTTCAGGAGTTTTATCTCACAAGATAGGAGCAGTTTTGTCTGGCATGGGGTTTATAGGGAAAAACAACCTTTTTGTTCACAATAGATTTGGTCCGAGAGTAAGGCTTGGAACAATACTTACAACATATGAACCAGAAGAAAAGATTGAAAATCATATAATGGAGCCTCAATGTGGACAGTGCAATCTCTGTATTATAAGCTGCCCAGCACAGGCACTTCGTGGAAGTACATGGTACTTGGGCATTGATAGAAATGAGATGATAGACCCCCATGCATGTAGCACTTACATGAAGGAAAAGTTTAAGTATATAGGGCGTGGCCAGGTTTGTGGTATATGCATGAGGGTCTGTCCTTACGGAAGTGAGGTCAAAAGATAGGAATTTTATCTTCTTAAGGTGTATGTGTGGCAATTTGTTTTTTCTTTTGTGCCGTGAGCTGTAGAACCACCACCATCAACTGATACTTCAATTGATGGTGCTGTACATCTTTTGTTGTCCCAGTACATGCAATCAGAGACATTACAGGTGATTCTATCTGGCATCTTATATACCTCCAGTATTGATGTGATTTTTAAGTTTTCCATAGATTATTCTCTGCAGATAATTTGAACTTTATTCAAAACCAATATTTTAATTTTGGGTGAGAAAAGCAAATGAAAAATATTGTTATATCAGGATATTACGGACAATTGAATACTGGTGATGAGGCAATCTTAAGGGTTTTAGTTGATAAACTAAAAGAATATGAAAGAGAGAGCAATAGCAGTTTGAATATAGTTGTGTTGTCTTCAAGACCAGAGCTTACATCAAAGATCTATAATGTGGAGTCTGTCAACAGGAAAAAGATTCCTTCTGTTATAAAAGCAATAAAGAGATGTGACATTTTTATTTCTGGCGGGGGAAGTCTTTTTCAAAATGAGACAAGCAACAGAAGCCTTTATTATTACCTTTTTCAGATCTTTCTTGCAAAGCTTTTTGGCAAAAAGGTTTTTATTTTTTCTCAGGGAATTGGACCCATTAAAAGGTGGTATAATATATTTCTTTTCAAACATGTGATAAAACTTGCAGATTATATTACAGTAAGAGACTATGATTCGTTTGATTTTTTGCATAAATTAAAAATAAACAAAAAGATTGAACTTTCAGCAGACCCTGCCTTTTTACTGAATCCTTGCTGTGAGCAAAAAATACAAAAACTTTTAGAAGAGTATAAAATAGATTTTAGCAAAAAGACCATAGGCATTGTGGTAAGAAAATGGAAAAAGGAAAAGGACATGACTGACAAAATTGCAAAGATTGCTGACATTCTTATAGAAAGTGAAGGGTACAACGTTGTGTTTATTCCTTTTCAAGGCAAGTGGGACATAATCAAGATAAATGAGATTGTCTCAAAGATGAAAAATAAACCATACGTGCTAAGTGAAAAGCTATCTCCGCATGAGCTTTTAGGAATTTTCAAGAAATTGGATTTAGTAGTTGGGATGAGGCTTCACGCTCTTGTGTTTGCAGCAAAGATGGGTGTTAGATTCATTGGTATTTCCTATGACCCAAAGATTGACAGTTTTCTAAAGATATATGGGTTTAAACCTGCAGGGTATGTAGACAGTTTCGATGAAAATAATGTGCTAATTAGTATTCAATATATGCTATATGATGGGAAAGTAACAAAGAAAATTGATGAGATTACAAAGAACATGACCCAGAAAGCTGAAAAGGCTTTTGAAATATTAAGAGAGGCTTTGAATAATATTAAAAAGAAAGATAGCATAAACATCTTAGGTGTGAGGATTGACTGTGTGAACTTTAAAAAGGCAAAAGAAAAGTGTCTTGAGTTTTTAAATTCCTCATCACCTCATGTTGTTTTTACTCCAAATGTAGAGATGATTATGCTTGCACAAAAGGATGAAAAGTTTAAAAAGATTCTAAACT
This Caldicellulosiruptor changbaiensis DNA region includes the following protein-coding sequences:
- a CDS encoding 4Fe-4S double cluster binding domain-containing protein, with protein sequence MILKELKEMLIKEGASDVGISNIHEYLPAELKMFKTCITVTVRLSDAIVNEIVDSPTFTYYHHYKAVNNLIDLLTLKGVLFLESKGYFAMSVAASQSVHGKDNGFSGVLSHKIGAVLSGMGFIGKNNLFVHNRFGPRVRLGTILTTYEPEEKIENHIMEPQCGQCNLCIISCPAQALRGSTWYLGIDRNEMIDPHACSTYMKEKFKYIGRGQVCGICMRVCPYGSEVKR
- a CDS encoding DUF1540 domain-containing protein, giving the protein MPDRITCNVSDCMYWDNKRCTAPSIEVSVDGGGSTAHGTKEKTNCHTYTLRR
- the csaB gene encoding polysaccharide pyruvyl transferase CsaB; amino-acid sequence: MKNIVISGYYGQLNTGDEAILRVLVDKLKEYERESNSSLNIVVLSSRPELTSKIYNVESVNRKKIPSVIKAIKRCDIFISGGGSLFQNETSNRSLYYYLFQIFLAKLFGKKVFIFSQGIGPIKRWYNIFLFKHVIKLADYITVRDYDSFDFLHKLKINKKIELSADPAFLLNPCCEQKIQKLLEEYKIDFSKKTIGIVVRKWKKEKDMTDKIAKIADILIESEGYNVVFIPFQGKWDIIKINEIVSKMKNKPYVLSEKLSPHELLGIFKKLDLVVGMRLHALVFAAKMGVRFIGISYDPKIDSFLKIYGFKPAGYVDSFDENNVLISIQYMLYDGKVTKKIDEITKNMTQKAEKAFEILREALNNIKKKDSINILGVRIDCVNFKKAKEKCLEFLNSSSPHVVFTPNVEMIMLAQKDEKFKKILNSSDLNVPDGIGVVWASKYFGEKLYERVTGFDLMMALMPELERQQKRVFLLGAKPSVAEKAKENLLKIFKNLSICGTHHGYFSQEENEKVIELINSSKADVVFVAMGMKRQEEWIYKNKKKLNCKLIMGVGGSLDVLSGEVKRAPKIFQKLGLEWFYRLITQPWRFKRMLALPKFIFVVLKTKLFGGR